The Treponema primitia ZAS-1 genome window below encodes:
- a CDS encoding HD domain-containing phosphohydrolase produces MENERKKIFFVDDNMTNLTTGKEMLKEQYKVYPVPSVDILFDLLENITPDLILLDIEMPDINGYEAIKHLKNKPRWVEIPVIFLTSKTDEGSELEGLSLGAIDYVTKPFSAPLLLKRIENHLLAETRKKQLIEFSAGLEEMVRQKTAQIFNLQNAVLNTVADLVEFRDDVTGGHVSRTQKYLKILLDKLIEENIYADEVSSWDMDYLLPSAQLHDVGKIAISDLVLNKPGKLTSEEFEIMKTHTTIGVDAIKRIEKNTNEHAFLRHARRIAGTHHEKWDGTGYPSGIGGKDIPLEGRLMAIADVYDALISVRPYKKPFSTEEARKIIEEGRGSHFDPVLIDIFSKVAGQFAAVARDI; encoded by the coding sequence ATGGAAAATGAGCGCAAAAAAATATTTTTTGTTGATGATAACATGACCAATCTTACTACCGGCAAGGAGATGCTTAAGGAACAATATAAGGTTTACCCGGTTCCTTCGGTAGATATTTTATTTGACCTGCTGGAAAATATTACCCCCGATTTGATTTTACTGGATATTGAAATGCCGGATATAAACGGTTATGAAGCAATTAAGCATTTAAAAAATAAACCCCGGTGGGTTGAAATCCCCGTTATATTCCTTACCTCCAAAACAGACGAAGGGAGCGAGTTGGAGGGTCTGAGCCTCGGTGCGATTGATTATGTAACAAAACCGTTTTCAGCACCGCTACTGCTTAAGCGTATTGAGAACCATCTTCTTGCGGAAACACGGAAAAAGCAGCTCATAGAATTCAGCGCCGGCTTGGAAGAAATGGTACGCCAAAAAACTGCGCAGATATTCAATCTGCAAAATGCGGTACTCAATACGGTGGCCGACCTTGTTGAGTTTCGTGACGATGTAACGGGAGGGCATGTTTCCCGCACACAAAAATATTTGAAGATCCTGCTGGATAAACTGATTGAAGAAAATATTTACGCAGACGAGGTATCTTCATGGGATATGGATTACCTGCTGCCCTCTGCACAGCTTCACGATGTGGGTAAAATTGCTATAAGCGACTTGGTACTGAATAAACCTGGTAAGCTCACTTCGGAGGAATTTGAAATTATGAAAACCCATACCACAATCGGTGTGGACGCCATAAAAAGGATAGAAAAGAATACGAATGAGCACGCTTTCCTGCGTCACGCCAGGCGAATCGCCGGAACCCATCACGAAAAATGGGATGGTACGGGATATCCCTCCGGCATAGGCGGGAAAGATATTCCGCTGGAGGGACGCTTGATGGCGATTGCCGATGTGTATGATGCATTGATTTCGGTCCGCCCGTACAAGAAGCCCTTCAGCACCGAAGAAGCGCGGAAGATAATTGAGGAAGGCAGGGGAAGTCATTTTGATCCGGTGCTTATCGATATATTTTCCAAGGTGGCCGGCCAATTTGCGGCAGTTGCAAGGGACATATAG
- a CDS encoding ATP-binding protein encodes MSIRTKVFAIIMMIAVIIIIFGIGTGLFFVSGHLEKTIESDMISITEIADRLITTEINRLKADAVVVGRNLINAPDEELERILADQITAYDNFMALTIFDHDGIVAQWGTAPTPEDLINSEYIKSAFNGEMVISTTRNDPSGEFVLHVCIPVGARVLSATVSGLFFSDILSEFAIWNTGNIFILDSEGTVIANVAKDFVTGRNNFIELAKTDSQFQETADVTGHMTEGKSGLERYSIYGAEQFCVYRPITGSRVGWSLGVAAPLVESPLQAVRSGLLLVGVVCLLLSVIAAFAASLTIEKPYKTINELVTTLESQEKLLYTINETAVMLLQAETNNFENDMWNGMDMIARCAGVDRMRIWQNHTENGELYCSQIYEWSGGADPQSGKPITMNVSYSKTIPGWEEKLSAGQSINGLARTLSPAEQAQLSPQGIVSILVIPVHFQERFWGFVAFDDCHKERIFTSDDESLLRSGGLLIANTILRNEMTHDIVQARELAIASAEAKSDFLANMSHEMRTPLNAIIGLSELTLDSGDVVGNARENLEKVYNSGVTLLSLINDILDISKIESGKFELIPVEYDTPSLINDTITLNIVRIGSKPITFNTDIDETIPGLLVGDELRIKQIFNNLLSNAFKYTSEGSVDWSISCEQDGDNIWLVSSIRDTGVGIRPEDMEKLFSEYNQVDTKSNRKIEGTGLGLSICKSMVEMMDGTITVNSEYGKGSTFTVRIRQGRVNAAVPIGAKVAENLRNFCYSDNKRDRSSKLVRAYIPYAKVLVVDDVPTNLDVARGMMKPYGMQIDCASSGPEAIELIRNANVTYNAIFMDHMMPGMDGIEATRIIREEIGTEYAKTVPIIALTANAIVGNEDMFLQNGFQAFLSKPIDIMRMDVIISHWVRDKELEKKLQETYPGGSDRRSDNDKGINFDRSINGLDFKDGLKRFGDDKETYLDVLKSYTRNTPPLLDQLRNCSSKNLKNYAIVVHGIKSSSRSIGAEPVGAEAEALELAAKAGDFDLVDAKNDGFIETVQILIGNLSSLLQNIADKNPRPKKPEPDADVLTALLEACKRFDIDEVDRALKELETYEYTSAEGSLLVEWLKEQVSVTGFKQIIERLS; translated from the coding sequence ATGTCAATCCGTACAAAGGTTTTCGCGATTATCATGATGATAGCGGTCATAATCATTATATTTGGTATTGGGACCGGCCTGTTCTTTGTCTCGGGACATCTCGAAAAAACCATTGAAAGCGATATGATTTCCATAACGGAGATTGCGGACAGGCTTATCACCACCGAAATAAACCGGCTAAAAGCGGATGCCGTCGTAGTGGGGCGGAATCTTATCAACGCTCCGGATGAGGAGCTTGAACGTATTTTGGCGGATCAGATCACCGCCTACGATAACTTTATGGCACTGACAATTTTTGACCATGACGGTATTGTGGCTCAATGGGGAACAGCGCCGACGCCTGAAGATTTAATCAACAGCGAATATATAAAAAGCGCCTTCAATGGGGAAATGGTCATCTCAACGACCAGAAACGACCCGAGCGGAGAGTTTGTGCTGCATGTCTGCATACCGGTGGGCGCTCGTGTTCTGTCCGCGACCGTGTCCGGTCTGTTTTTCAGCGATATTCTTTCCGAATTTGCCATATGGAATACCGGTAACATCTTTATACTGGACTCTGAGGGAACCGTAATAGCCAATGTGGCCAAAGACTTTGTGACAGGGCGAAATAATTTTATCGAACTAGCAAAGACAGACAGTCAGTTTCAAGAAACTGCCGATGTTACCGGCCATATGACTGAGGGGAAGTCCGGATTGGAACGGTATTCAATTTACGGTGCAGAGCAGTTCTGTGTCTACAGGCCGATTACGGGCTCAAGGGTCGGTTGGTCCTTAGGCGTGGCTGCGCCGCTCGTGGAAAGTCCGCTCCAGGCTGTCCGCAGCGGACTGCTGCTTGTGGGGGTAGTGTGTCTGCTGCTGAGTGTCATAGCCGCCTTTGCCGCTTCCCTTACAATTGAAAAGCCGTATAAGACAATAAACGAACTGGTAACGACCCTTGAATCCCAGGAGAAGCTCCTGTATACGATCAACGAGACCGCAGTGATGCTGCTTCAGGCGGAAACGAATAATTTTGAGAACGACATGTGGAATGGTATGGATATGATAGCGCGGTGCGCCGGTGTTGACCGAATGCGCATTTGGCAAAACCATACGGAAAACGGAGAATTGTATTGCTCGCAAATATATGAGTGGTCGGGAGGAGCGGATCCGCAGTCGGGTAAACCTATTACTATGAATGTCTCCTATAGCAAAACTATTCCCGGATGGGAGGAAAAGCTCTCCGCCGGGCAGAGTATAAACGGGCTCGCCCGTACCCTTTCACCGGCGGAGCAGGCGCAGCTCTCCCCCCAGGGGATTGTCTCCATTCTGGTTATTCCCGTACATTTCCAGGAACGCTTTTGGGGATTTGTGGCATTTGATGACTGCCACAAGGAACGTATATTTACCAGTGATGATGAAAGTTTGCTGCGCTCCGGCGGCTTATTGATCGCCAACACTATACTGCGCAATGAAATGACCCACGATATCGTTCAGGCGCGTGAGCTTGCAATTGCAAGCGCGGAAGCAAAGTCCGATTTTCTAGCAAATATGAGCCACGAAATGCGTACCCCCCTCAACGCTATCATCGGCCTGTCCGAGCTGACCCTTGATTCCGGAGATGTGGTTGGAAACGCACGGGAAAATCTGGAAAAGGTATATAATTCGGGGGTTACGCTGCTCAGCCTCATCAATGATATTCTGGATATATCAAAAATTGAATCCGGAAAGTTTGAACTTATCCCGGTCGAATACGATACACCAAGTCTTATCAACGATACTATCACCTTGAACATTGTGCGCATTGGTTCCAAACCAATCACCTTCAATACGGATATTGATGAAACTATACCGGGTTTGCTTGTGGGGGATGAGCTGCGTATCAAGCAGATTTTCAATAACCTTTTAAGCAACGCCTTCAAATACACAAGCGAGGGCAGCGTTGACTGGAGCATCTCCTGCGAACAGGACGGTGATAATATATGGCTGGTTTCCAGTATTAGGGATACCGGTGTTGGTATTCGCCCAGAGGATATGGAAAAACTCTTTTCTGAATACAATCAGGTGGATACAAAAAGTAACCGTAAAATTGAGGGAACCGGTTTGGGACTTTCCATCTGTAAAAGTATGGTGGAGATGATGGATGGTACTATTACGGTAAACAGCGAGTATGGAAAGGGCAGCACATTTACGGTACGTATACGGCAGGGTAGGGTAAACGCCGCTGTCCCGATTGGCGCGAAGGTTGCCGAAAATCTCAGAAACTTCTGCTATTCCGATAATAAGCGTGACCGAAGTTCAAAGCTGGTACGTGCGTATATCCCCTATGCCAAGGTACTGGTCGTAGATGATGTGCCGACAAATCTGGATGTCGCCCGGGGCATGATGAAACCCTATGGGATGCAGATAGACTGTGCATCCAGCGGCCCGGAGGCTATTGAACTGATCCGTAACGCCAATGTTACATACAACGCTATCTTTATGGATCACATGATGCCCGGAATGGACGGCATTGAGGCAACGCGCATCATACGCGAAGAAATCGGAACAGAATATGCAAAAACCGTTCCGATCATTGCCCTTACCGCAAACGCTATTGTTGGCAACGAAGATATGTTTCTGCAAAACGGCTTCCAGGCATTTCTCTCTAAGCCCATCGATATTATGCGTATGGATGTTATTATCAGCCACTGGGTCCGTGATAAGGAGTTGGAGAAAAAGCTCCAGGAAACGTATCCGGGTGGATCGGACAGACGCAGCGATAATGACAAAGGAATCAATTTTGACAGAAGCATCAATGGGCTTGACTTTAAAGATGGGCTTAAGCGTTTTGGTGACGATAAGGAAACGTATTTGGATGTACTCAAATCCTATACGCGGAATACGCCTCCTCTGCTCGATCAGCTGCGTAACTGTAGTTCGAAAAATCTGAAAAACTACGCAATTGTTGTGCATGGAATAAAAAGCAGCAGCCGCAGTATCGGAGCCGAACCGGTTGGGGCGGAGGCAGAGGCTTTGGAGCTTGCCGCAAAAGCAGGTGACTTTGATCTGGTTGACGCAAAAAACGATGGCTTTATTGAAACCGTACAAATTTTGATCGGTAATTTGTCTTCCCTGTTGCAAAATATTGCGGACAAAAACCCCAGGCCTAAAAAACCAGAGCCGGACGCGGATGTTCTGACAGCTTTGTTGGAAGCCTGCAAACGCTTTGACATTGACGAGGTTGACAGGGCCTTGAAGGAGCTGGAAACTTATGAATACACTTCCGCCGAAGGAAGCCTGCTGGTAGAATGGTTAAAAGAACAGGTAAGCGTAACTGGGTTCAAACAGATTATAGAACGTTTGTCATAG
- a CDS encoding ketopantoate reductase family protein, which yields MRLLVYGAGVLGSLLAHLLLRGNNDVTLLARGMRKRGIDEQGLVIRHYIQRKITIEKIKTIETLPPEDIYDIIFVVMQYIHLSAILPMLAENQSNIVVLIGNNPTAAETYTVLSGGTPKNILFGFLAAAGRRENGTVVSLHFGAKITLGSISGDTTAYKAIRKAFKGVPCKLDFIEKIDGWLKSHLAIILPIGYACYATGGNLKKADGTLLHQLLDAMSEGYAVLNALGIPVALESEDGWFRSGSRRGYLLLKLLCKTPLGKLIASDHAMSAIPEMQALNTAFDALKKQTDITTLEWDKLERFMPVSFYLGK from the coding sequence ATGAGGCTATTGGTATACGGCGCCGGTGTATTGGGAAGTCTGCTTGCCCATTTGCTTCTTCGGGGTAACAACGATGTTACCCTGCTTGCACGGGGAATGCGTAAACGTGGGATCGACGAACAGGGCCTTGTCATCCGCCACTATATTCAGAGAAAAATAACAATAGAAAAAATCAAAACAATCGAAACACTTCCACCGGAAGACATTTATGATATCATTTTTGTGGTAATGCAGTACATTCACCTCTCCGCAATCCTCCCTATGCTCGCAGAAAATCAAAGCAACATTGTAGTCCTTATTGGCAATAACCCTACTGCTGCAGAAACATATACTGTGCTGTCAGGCGGTACGCCTAAAAACATCCTGTTCGGATTTCTGGCGGCCGCAGGACGGCGCGAAAACGGTACGGTCGTGAGCCTGCATTTCGGAGCGAAAATAACCCTTGGAAGTATTAGCGGTGATACTACGGCATATAAGGCTATACGAAAAGCTTTTAAAGGAGTTCCCTGTAAACTGGACTTTATCGAAAAGATTGATGGCTGGCTGAAGAGCCATCTCGCCATTATTTTGCCAATCGGTTATGCCTGCTATGCAACGGGCGGAAATCTGAAAAAGGCGGATGGAACCCTTTTGCACCAACTACTCGATGCGATGAGTGAAGGCTACGCGGTTCTAAATGCCCTGGGTATCCCTGTTGCCCTTGAGAGCGAAGATGGGTGGTTTCGTTCCGGCAGCCGCAGGGGGTATCTGCTGCTCAAACTGCTTTGTAAAACACCGCTTGGCAAGCTGATAGCAAGCGATCACGCCATGAGCGCCATCCCGGAAATGCAGGCGCTGAACACGGCCTTTGATGCATTGAAAAAACAGACCGATATTACAACGCTGGAATGGGATAAGTTGGAACGGTTTATGCCGGTATCATTTTATTTGGGGAAATAG
- a CDS encoding heavy metal translocating P-type ATPase: MQVALVHSLPGRVRFRANPDTLKLCSSSGLAGISRNIADIPGVRSVAFNPRTGSILLYYDSALLDKAGIFGILLHIDMVSLIPVAAPAEKKESPGWSYIGYQLFRFLRPPALKPLFTIVGALSFIFMGLRSLYKLKMDIPLLDGSVILLSLLWKDYKTASTLMMLLKTGQYLEDWARARSRENLAIGISLNVGLVWIRHDGRDEQIPYSLLEKGDLVVLRAGSLIPVDGRVVEGSAMVNESSMTGEPLASSRTIGATVHAGTVIEEGELVVELVRKGEDTRFQKIVQLIEESEAVKAKIESKVNELANKAVPFSFIAAAFAALLKGNLKKAQTILSIDYSCAIKLSTPLVFLSAMREGLQNGVFFKGSAPMEAFAGVDTIVFDKTGTLTKAAPVLLRIIPYNGYESADVLRIAACLEEHFPHPMAKAVVKRALEEGVEHREKHSTVKYIAAHGIATEYEGKHTVIGSRHFISDDEGIDISIASDDEAAAIAEGRSVLYLAREGKMAGLLVIDDPLREEAAEVIAMLRKLGIKRIYLLSGDNKRTTERIARDLGVNGFRGELLPNEKTDLVRALKEKGCSVAVVGDGMNDSPAMSASDVGIAMKDGADLAQSVADITLKDPSLYPLVIARIMSERAMKRIHDNTVAAISINSALILMSFFGNFTTASSVWLHNLTTLAVSLNSMRPLVKE; the protein is encoded by the coding sequence GTGCAAGTTGCGCTTGTACATTCCCTCCCCGGACGGGTCCGGTTTCGTGCCAACCCGGATACGCTAAAGCTTTGTTCCAGCAGCGGATTGGCTGGTATTAGCCGGAATATCGCGGATATCCCCGGGGTACGGAGCGTCGCCTTTAACCCCAGGACGGGGAGCATACTGCTGTATTACGATTCTGCCCTGCTTGATAAGGCGGGAATTTTTGGGATTTTGCTGCACATTGACATGGTTTCCTTAATCCCGGTAGCGGCGCCTGCGGAAAAAAAAGAAAGTCCCGGCTGGTCCTATATAGGCTATCAACTTTTCCGCTTCCTCCGTCCTCCGGCGCTCAAGCCCCTCTTTACGATTGTGGGCGCCCTGTCCTTCATTTTTATGGGACTGCGTTCCCTGTATAAATTGAAAATGGATATCCCCCTTCTTGACGGATCGGTAATTTTACTTTCACTGCTGTGGAAGGACTATAAGACCGCATCAACCTTGATGATGCTTCTTAAAACCGGTCAGTACCTTGAAGATTGGGCCAGGGCGCGTTCCCGGGAAAACCTTGCCATAGGAATTTCCCTGAATGTGGGCTTGGTATGGATACGTCATGACGGCCGGGACGAGCAGATTCCCTACTCCCTGCTTGAAAAGGGCGACCTGGTGGTGCTCCGGGCGGGGTCCCTAATCCCCGTGGACGGGAGGGTTGTCGAAGGCAGCGCCATGGTAAATGAAAGTTCCATGACCGGCGAGCCCCTAGCCTCTTCCCGGACCATAGGCGCCACGGTTCACGCCGGAACGGTTATTGAGGAAGGGGAACTGGTGGTCGAACTTGTTCGAAAAGGGGAAGATACCCGCTTCCAAAAAATTGTACAGCTTATAGAGGAATCGGAGGCAGTCAAGGCTAAAATAGAAAGCAAGGTCAATGAGCTTGCAAATAAAGCGGTACCCTTTAGCTTTATTGCCGCCGCATTTGCCGCACTCCTCAAGGGCAATCTTAAAAAAGCTCAGACCATACTTTCTATAGATTATTCCTGCGCCATTAAACTTTCTACACCCTTAGTATTTCTTTCCGCCATGCGTGAAGGTCTGCAGAATGGCGTGTTTTTTAAGGGCAGCGCCCCCATGGAGGCCTTTGCCGGGGTGGACACCATTGTGTTTGACAAAACCGGAACCCTCACCAAAGCTGCTCCCGTCCTTCTGCGGATCATTCCCTATAACGGTTACGAAAGCGCAGATGTTCTGCGGATCGCCGCATGCCTGGAGGAACATTTTCCCCACCCGATGGCAAAGGCTGTGGTAAAGCGTGCATTGGAAGAAGGGGTGGAGCATCGGGAAAAGCACAGCACGGTTAAGTACATCGCCGCCCATGGTATAGCCACCGAATATGAGGGAAAGCATACGGTAATCGGCTCCCGGCATTTTATCAGCGACGATGAGGGAATTGATATTTCCATCGCCTCAGACGATGAAGCCGCCGCCATCGCTGAAGGGAGATCCGTTCTGTACCTTGCCCGGGAAGGTAAAATGGCAGGGCTTCTGGTTATCGACGATCCCCTGCGGGAGGAAGCGGCGGAAGTTATCGCCATGCTGCGGAAACTTGGGATCAAACGGATCTATCTTCTCTCCGGGGACAATAAGCGGACCACCGAAAGGATAGCCAGGGATCTAGGGGTGAATGGTTTTCGCGGAGAACTCCTGCCCAATGAAAAAACAGATTTGGTCAGGGCGCTTAAGGAAAAGGGCTGCTCCGTGGCGGTGGTGGGGGACGGTATGAACGACTCTCCGGCCATGTCCGCCTCTGATGTGGGCATAGCCATGAAGGATGGGGCTGATCTGGCGCAGAGCGTGGCGGACATTACCCTCAAGGACCCTTCCCTCTATCCCCTGGTCATTGCACGGATCATGTCGGAACGGGCTATGAAGCGGATACATGACAATACCGTGGCTGCCATCAGCATTAACAGCGCCCTCATCCTCATGAGTTTTTTCGGTAATTTTACTACCGCCAGTTCCGTATGGCTCCACAACCTCACCACCCTGGCGGTCAGTTTGAACAGCATGCGTCCCCTGGTTAAGGAATAA
- a CDS encoding HMA2 domain-containing protein codes for MIVSYSPGRIRLRFKELRDPKIAELASKRIENTPGITRVEIKPLTGSLLIEFDIAVLPPAELMVLGKQELEKLGIHLELPDQFKL; via the coding sequence ATGATTGTAAGTTACAGTCCTGGCCGCATACGTCTGCGGTTTAAAGAACTGCGGGATCCCAAAATTGCTGAACTGGCTTCTAAGCGCATAGAGAACACTCCGGGAATTACCCGGGTGGAGATTAAGCCCCTCACCGGCAGTCTTCTCATCGAATTTGACATAGCAGTACTACCTCCTGCGGAACTTATGGTACTGGGTAAACAGGAACTGGAAAAACTGGGTATTCACCTGGAACTGCCGGATCAATTCAAGCTCTAA
- a CDS encoding DUF3793 family protein: MEQYTGISGEAVQEQFMNKRMLANIYRLMLRFRGERNRLEVFIRWAAGPTIGGIKPASLVRLPRNGLDRAWDTWGEEILRALDISAVFLRENSAGALVLLYRRRLLRRVLHSPSGRYLGSLSYPIGSGLDSCLEHLENRFSNPAIFPHEVGIFLGYPPEDVIAFCAGKPSPYDCRGYWKVYHRPEKAVRTFAHFDRARLKIVGEFSPT; the protein is encoded by the coding sequence ATGGAACAATATACTGGTATTTCCGGCGAGGCGGTTCAGGAACAGTTCATGAATAAGCGTATGCTGGCAAACATATACCGGCTTATGCTCCGGTTCCGGGGAGAAAGGAACCGGCTGGAGGTATTTATACGCTGGGCCGCCGGACCTACAATCGGGGGTATTAAGCCGGCGTCTCTGGTACGTCTGCCCCGAAACGGGCTGGATAGGGCTTGGGATACCTGGGGGGAAGAAATCCTCCGGGCGCTGGACATCTCGGCAGTGTTTCTGAGGGAAAATTCCGCAGGCGCCCTGGTACTGCTGTACCGGCGGCGCTTACTGCGGAGGGTGCTGCACAGCCCGTCCGGGCGATACCTGGGATCCCTTTCATATCCCATAGGATCTGGGTTGGATTCCTGTTTGGAACATTTAGAAAATCGGTTTTCCAACCCGGCCATTTTCCCCCACGAAGTCGGAATCTTCCTGGGGTATCCCCCGGAAGATGTCATCGCCTTCTGTGCGGGAAAACCGAGTCCCTATGACTGCCGGGGCTACTGGAAAGTATATCACCGCCCGGAGAAAGCGGTACGGACTTTTGCCCATTTTGACCGGGCCCGGTTAAAAATTGTGGGGGAATTTTCCCCCACATAA
- a CDS encoding flavodoxin, with translation MKKVVIVYWSSSGNTETMAKAVAKGVTEGGGEAILKTPDAASADMVQSADALAFGSPAMGDEVIEEGDMEPFIASLSSDRIKDKPLGLFGSYDWGDGQWMRNWVERMKGLGAKLEGEGIIAHLEPEEAELAKCHELGKRLAG, from the coding sequence ATGAAAAAGGTTGTAATCGTATACTGGAGCAGCAGCGGTAATACCGAGACTATGGCAAAAGCGGTGGCCAAGGGGGTTACCGAAGGGGGCGGCGAGGCTATCCTCAAGACGCCGGATGCAGCCTCGGCGGATATGGTACAGTCGGCGGATGCTCTGGCCTTCGGGTCTCCCGCCATGGGGGATGAGGTTATTGAGGAAGGGGATATGGAACCCTTTATTGCGTCCCTAAGTTCCGATCGTATTAAGGATAAACCGCTGGGACTGTTCGGTTCCTATGACTGGGGGGACGGTCAGTGGATGCGAAACTGGGTTGAACGGATGAAGGGTCTGGGGGCAAAACTTGAGGGTGAAGGAATTATTGCGCACCTTGAACCGGAGGAAGCGGAGCTTGCCAAATGCCATGAACTGGGCAAAAGGCTGGCCGGGTGA
- a CDS encoding insulinase family protein, translating to MRNNYPENRIFLGLVVKAGSVLEADNERGIAHLVEHMAFNGSNHFSENELISYFESLGMGFGLEVNAYTWFDETVYMLEIPAEINRTLL from the coding sequence TTGCGGAACAATTACCCTGAAAACCGCATTTTCCTCGGGCTGGTGGTAAAGGCCGGCTCGGTTCTGGAGGCCGATAACGAACGGGGTATAGCCCACCTGGTTGAACATATGGCCTTTAACGGGTCAAACCATTTTTCCGAAAATGAACTTATCAGCTATTTTGAATCCCTGGGTATGGGGTTCGGTCTGGAAGTAAACGCCTATACCTGGTTTGACGAAACGGTGTATATGCTTGAAATACCTGCAGAAATTAACCGTACGCTACTTTAA
- a CDS encoding MBL fold metallo-hydrolase yields the protein MVNTNHGVHKITSHTWLIDEFGLDTQYLLEGTERSLLIDTGTGVADLRALVEKLTGKPYDVAATHGHNDHTGGCIQFPQLFIHPDDIAMVNPTLENKQDYAAKILERYGAGDRPGFSLSDIVDGPLPKMIPICGGHTFDLGDRIIETLEVPGHTAGSIVFLDRKNHLLFSGDALNPIFLLWIDAPSPVDAARIFLGKAKQIAAMRRDGAFEAMYGGHCDKDPLDPQVLPDLIACAEGIIDGSISKKHKKIHIFDAPFYSFGLADILMDK from the coding sequence TTGGTCAATACAAATCATGGTGTGCATAAAATCACCAGCCATACCTGGCTTATTGATGAATTTGGTCTGGATACCCAGTATTTGCTGGAAGGCACAGAACGATCCCTGCTGATTGATACTGGTACCGGGGTTGCCGATTTACGCGCCCTGGTGGAGAAACTGACCGGTAAACCCTACGATGTGGCGGCGACCCACGGGCATAATGACCATACCGGGGGGTGCATACAGTTTCCCCAGCTTTTTATTCACCCTGATGATATTGCAATGGTTAATCCCACCCTGGAGAACAAGCAGGATTACGCAGCCAAAATACTTGAACGGTACGGGGCGGGTGATAGACCGGGATTTTCCCTTTCCGATATTGTTGACGGCCCTCTGCCTAAAATGATTCCTATCTGCGGTGGACATACCTTTGATCTTGGAGACAGAATAATTGAAACACTGGAAGTACCCGGCCATACCGCCGGTTCAATAGTTTTCCTGGACAGAAAAAACCATCTTTTATTTTCCGGTGACGCTTTAAATCCCATTTTTCTGCTTTGGATAGATGCACCATCCCCCGTGGATGCGGCCCGTATATTTTTAGGAAAGGCAAAACAAATCGCGGCGATGAGACGGGATGGCGCTTTCGAAGCCATGTATGGCGGGCATTGTGACAAGGATCCGCTCGATCCCCAGGTGCTGCCCGATCTGATCGCCTGCGCAGAGGGCATCATTGACGGCTCAATCAGCAAAAAGCATAAAAAGATACATATCTTCGATGCCCCATTTTATTCTTTTGGCCTTGCGGACATTTTGATGGATAAATAA